Proteins encoded together in one Oceanobacillus iheyensis HTE831 window:
- a CDS encoding RluA family pseudouridine synthase, translating to MILRWEIKKNEQGMLIKTYLQQIHHFSRRLLISLKKVPSSIQVNGTSQWVTYKLKREDILTVALPDEKPSDAITPEKLPLDIIYEDAYCLVVNKPAGQACLPSMNHRHNTLANGLTYYYQKNSIPSTVHIVTRLDVNTSGLVLVAKNQYVHSLFSRMQQEGNINRVYEAIVHGEVSPTSGIVDAPIARKEGSIIERTVDMRNGKYAKTNYRVLYADSIASWVEIKLETGRTHQIRVHFQYLGHSLYGDNLYGGSKDIMLRQALHCKQITMMHPIKNQPIQLEASLPEDMGILLKRLMLI from the coding sequence GTGATTTTACGGTGGGAAATCAAGAAAAATGAGCAAGGAATGTTGATTAAAACCTATTTACAACAAATTCATCATTTTTCTAGGAGATTACTTATTTCTTTGAAAAAAGTGCCCAGTAGTATACAAGTAAACGGAACTTCACAGTGGGTAACCTATAAATTAAAGCGTGAAGACATCTTGACCGTAGCACTTCCTGATGAGAAACCTAGTGACGCAATAACACCAGAAAAGCTACCGTTAGATATTATTTATGAAGATGCGTATTGCCTTGTCGTAAACAAACCTGCTGGACAAGCATGTCTTCCATCGATGAACCATCGTCATAATACGTTAGCGAATGGTTTAACGTATTATTATCAAAAAAATTCAATTCCTTCGACTGTTCATATTGTTACTAGGCTAGATGTGAATACTTCTGGCCTAGTTTTAGTTGCAAAAAACCAATATGTTCATTCTTTGTTCTCACGTATGCAGCAAGAGGGGAATATAAACCGAGTATATGAAGCAATTGTACATGGAGAAGTAAGCCCAACTTCAGGTATCGTCGATGCTCCTATAGCAAGAAAAGAAGGATCGATAATTGAGCGTACTGTTGATATGAGAAATGGCAAGTATGCAAAAACAAACTATCGTGTTTTGTATGCAGATTCTATAGCTTCATGGGTAGAAATTAAATTAGAGACAGGGAGAACTCACCAAATTAGAGTACACTTTCAATATTTAGGGCATTCGTTATATGGTGATAATCTGTATGGTGGATCAAAAGATATTATGCTGCGTCAAGCCTTGCATTGTAAGCAAATTACAATGATGCATCCAATCAAAAATCAACCAATTCAACTTGAAGCAAGTCTTCCAGAAGACATGGGAATATTATTGAAGCGTTTAATGCTCATTTGA
- the prpE gene encoding bis(5'-nucleosyl)-tetraphosphatase PrpE: protein MKIDIIGDVHGCLEELEELLFKLGYQIKNGTYQHSNNRQIVFVGDITDRGPDSIKVIKLVYQLVKEKLAYYIPGNHCNKLYRFFQGNKVMEKHGLETTTAEYRSLSKEKQNNIKHKFIELYERSPLYLHLKNINVIIAHAGIPEHLIGKKDKRTKTFVLYGDITGEFDTTGKPIRRDWAKHYHGDSWIVYGHTPVLEPRVVNHTINIDTGCVFGNKLTAYRFPEKEFVSVASRQPFIAEKFTDFNVSNEH, encoded by the coding sequence ATGAAAATCGATATTATTGGAGATGTGCATGGTTGTTTAGAGGAATTAGAGGAACTATTGTTCAAATTAGGATATCAAATAAAGAATGGTACTTATCAACACTCTAATAACCGTCAAATAGTCTTTGTAGGAGATATAACAGATCGGGGTCCAGATTCCATTAAAGTAATAAAATTGGTTTATCAGCTTGTAAAAGAGAAGCTTGCCTATTATATACCTGGAAATCATTGCAACAAGCTCTATCGTTTCTTTCAAGGTAATAAAGTAATGGAAAAGCATGGTTTGGAGACAACAACAGCAGAATATCGTAGTTTATCAAAAGAGAAACAAAACAACATAAAGCATAAATTCATAGAGCTGTATGAGCGTTCTCCCCTTTATCTTCACTTAAAAAATATTAATGTAATCATCGCCCACGCCGGTATACCAGAGCACTTAATTGGAAAAAAAGATAAACGGACAAAAACTTTCGTCTTATACGGGGATATTACAGGAGAATTCGATACAACAGGAAAACCTATCCGCCGCGATTGGGCTAAGCATTATCACGGTGATAGTTGGATTGTATATGGACATACTCCTGTACTTGAACCAAGAGTGGTAAATCATACAATAAATATTGATACTGGTTGTGTATTCGGAAATAAATTGACGGCATATCGATTTCCAGAAAAGGAATTTGTCTCCGTAGCTTCAAGACAACCATTTATTGCTGAGAAATTTACCGATTTTAATGTGTCAAATGAGCATTAA